A single window of Cygnus olor isolate bCygOlo1 chromosome 10, bCygOlo1.pri.v2, whole genome shotgun sequence DNA harbors:
- the LOC121075636 gene encoding LOW QUALITY PROTEIN: DCC-interacting protein 13-alpha-like (The sequence of the model RefSeq protein was modified relative to this genomic sequence to represent the inferred CDS: inserted 1 base in 1 codon), producing MAVKISETGFNISIFDPFWQFPLPNVVLYATHQETKRLFGFVLKTSGGRVDNRQTSICYIFESNNEGEKICDSVGLAKQIAFHAELDQKASEKAKEIEXKDKQQKELSKQKQIKKDLKEQSRLIAASSRSNPSRGEGQFVVLRSSQSEDSNLGEDRKKKRESET from the exons ATGGCAGTT AAAATATCTGAAACCGGTTTTAATATCTCCATATTTGATCCTTTCTGGCAGTTTCCTTTGCCCAACGTAGTCTTGTATGCTACGCACCAAGAGACTAAGCGCCTCTTTGGATTTGTGCTTAAAACTTCAGGAGGGAGAGTTGACAACCGCCAAACTTCCATCTGCTATATATTTGAATCAAATAACGAAGGGGAAAAG ATTTGTGACTCCGTTGGACTGGCAAAACAGATAGCTTTTCATGCAGAACTG GAtcaaaaagcatcagaaaaggcaaaagaaatag TCAAagataaacaacaaaaagaattaagtaaacaaaaacaaatcaaaaag GACTTAAAGGAGCAAAGCCGATTGATAGCTGCTTCCAGCAGATCAAACCCAAGTAGGGGAGAAGGACAGTTTGTAGTCCTTAGAAGTAGCCAGTCAGAAGACAGCAATTTAGGAGAAGatagaaagaagaagagagaatcTGAAACCTAA
- the ASB14 gene encoding ankyrin repeat and SOCS box protein 14 isoform X1, with protein sequence MYNAIYISDDNSDDEIPTQQAIQESLQDMHKNETSANATEDESFQFVASKEHGMIIAAIRTGQEEVLKKLVRHSSAFEEADQQGWLPMHEAASQLNMNILEITFKASRAITWEQTTLKGETPLLVAVRNCFVDHVRFLLFNGCNPNVKNEEGDSPLVVAIKYNSHEIATLLINSGAKVNLQCVHKRTALHEAARLGRKDLVKLLLRSGADPDPRSGYGLTPLALAAQAGHTEIMELLLQKGADVLSQAMDCSSVLFEAAGGGNPDSLSLLLQYGADANVPKHSGHLPIHRAAYRGHFLALKNLVPVTNFDAIKESGISPIHSAAAGAHPQCLEFLLKSGFDANFMLDQRIRKGYDDRRKSALYFAVSNGDICSTQLLLNAGALPNQDPINCLQIALRMGNYELMNLLLQHGANVNYFCRVNTTHFPSALQYALKDEVMLRMLMNYGYDVHSCFDCPWGNTSHSQYVTDGWTSTVIKDTTFCEVITLSWLKHLSGKVVRVMLDYVDHVNICWKLEAVLKEQELWADINSILTNPRSLKHLCRLKIRECMGRLRLRCPVFMTFLPLPNCLKDYILYKEYDLYGQKNFLGTSNLNCA encoded by the exons ATGTATAatgctatatatatatctgaTGATAATTCTGATGATGAAATCCCTACCCAGCAAGCTATTCAGGAAAGCTTACAAGatatgcataaaaatgaaacaagtgcCAATGCAACAGAGGATGAAAG TTTCCAGTTTGTTGCCAGTAAAGAACATGGAATGATAATTGCAGCAATTCGGACAG GCCAAGAAGAGGTCCTGAAGAAGCTGGTGAGGCACAGTTCTGCTTTTGAGGAGGCAGATCAGCAAGGCTGGCTTCCCATGCATGAAGCTGCATCACAGCTTAATATGAACATCCTTGAAATAACGTTCAAAG cctCCCGTGCCATTACGTGGGAACAGACCACACTTAAAGGGGAAACACCTCTCTTGGTGGCAGTAAGAAATTGCTTTGTAGACCATGTCCGCTTTCTCCTGTTCAATGGCTGCAATCCCAATGTTAAGAATGAAGAGGGAGATTCTCCTTTAGTTGTAG CAATTAAATACAATTCACATGAGATTGCCACCTTGTTGATAAATTCTGGTGCAAAAGTGAATTTGCAGTGTGTCCACAAGAGGACTGCTTTGCATGAAGCAGCCAGACTAGGCAGAAAGGATCTGGTGAAGCTTCTGCTTCGTTCTGGAGCAGATCCTGACCCTCGCAGTGGATATGGGCTCACACCTCTTGCACTGGCTGCACAAGCTGGACACACAGAAATCATGGAACTCTTATTGCAAAAAG GTGCTGATGTTCTTTCACAGGCAATGGACTGTTCTTCTGTATTATttgaagcagcaggaggaggaaatccCGATTCCCTGAGCCTTTTGCTACAATACGGGGCTGATGCCAATGTACCAAAGCACTCAGGTCATTTGCCAATCCACAGAGCTGCATATAGAGGACACTTTCT TGCCTTAAAGAATTTAGTTCCAGTTACTAATTTTGATGCCATTAAAGAAAGTGGAATAAGTCCGATtcactcagcagcagcaggagctcatCCTCAGTGCCTTGagtttcttctgaaatctgGGTTTGATGCCAATTTTATGTTGGATCAAAGAATTCGCAAAGGGTACGATGACCGCCGGAAATCAGCGTTATACTTTGCTGTTTCAAATGGGGATATCTGTtcaacacagctgctgctgaatgctGGAGCCTTGCCAAACCAAGATCCCATCAACTGTCTGCAAATAGCCTTGAGAATGGGCAACTATGAGTTGATGAATCtactgctccaacatggggcTAATGTCAATTACTTCTGCAGAGTGAATACAACGCATTTCCCATCAGCTCTACAGTATGCTTTGAAAGATGAAGTCATGTTGAGAATGCTGATGAACTATGGCTATGATGTGCACAGCTGCTTTGATTGCCCTTGGGGAAACACTTCCCATTCGCAGTACGTGACTGATGGATGGACTTCTACTGTTATCAAAGATACAACA ttctGTGAAGTGATAACCTTGTCATGGCTGAAGCATCTTTCTGGGAAAGTGGTGAGAGTAATGTTAGATTATGTCGATCATGTTAACATCTGCTGGAAGCTAGAAGCAGTTCTCAAAGAACAGGAACTCTGGGCAGACATCAATTCAATTTTAA CAAATCCTCGCTCTCTAAAGCACCTTTGTCGTCTGAAGATACGGGAATGCATGGGTCGGTTGCGTCTCCGTTGTCCTGTCTTCATGACCTTCCTTCCACTGCCAAACTGCCTGAAAGACTACATACTATACAAGGAGTATGATCTTTATGGACAGAAAAACTTCCTAGGAACCTCCAACCTCAACTGCGCTTAA
- the ASB14 gene encoding ankyrin repeat and SOCS box protein 14 isoform X2 produces MGSHLLHWLHKLDTQKSWNSYCKKAMDCSSVLFEAAGGGNPDSLSLLLQYGADANVPKHSGHLPIHRAAYRGHFLALKNLVPVTNFDAIKESGISPIHSAAAGAHPQCLEFLLKSGFDANFMLDQRIRKGYDDRRKSALYFAVSNGDICSTQLLLNAGALPNQDPINCLQIALRMGNYELMNLLLQHGANVNYFCRVNTTHFPSALQYALKDEVMLRMLMNYGYDVHSCFDCPWGNTSHSQYVTDGWTSTVIKDTTFCEVITLSWLKHLSGKVVRVMLDYVDHVNICWKLEAVLKEQELWADINSILTNPRSLKHLCRLKIRECMGRLRLRCPVFMTFLPLPNCLKDYILYKEYDLYGQKNFLGTSNLNCA; encoded by the exons ATGGGCTCACACCTCTTGCACTGGCTGCACAAGCTGGACACACAGAAATCATGGAACTCTTATTGCAAAAAG GCAATGGACTGTTCTTCTGTATTATttgaagcagcaggaggaggaaatccCGATTCCCTGAGCCTTTTGCTACAATACGGGGCTGATGCCAATGTACCAAAGCACTCAGGTCATTTGCCAATCCACAGAGCTGCATATAGAGGACACTTTCT TGCCTTAAAGAATTTAGTTCCAGTTACTAATTTTGATGCCATTAAAGAAAGTGGAATAAGTCCGATtcactcagcagcagcaggagctcatCCTCAGTGCCTTGagtttcttctgaaatctgGGTTTGATGCCAATTTTATGTTGGATCAAAGAATTCGCAAAGGGTACGATGACCGCCGGAAATCAGCGTTATACTTTGCTGTTTCAAATGGGGATATCTGTtcaacacagctgctgctgaatgctGGAGCCTTGCCAAACCAAGATCCCATCAACTGTCTGCAAATAGCCTTGAGAATGGGCAACTATGAGTTGATGAATCtactgctccaacatggggcTAATGTCAATTACTTCTGCAGAGTGAATACAACGCATTTCCCATCAGCTCTACAGTATGCTTTGAAAGATGAAGTCATGTTGAGAATGCTGATGAACTATGGCTATGATGTGCACAGCTGCTTTGATTGCCCTTGGGGAAACACTTCCCATTCGCAGTACGTGACTGATGGATGGACTTCTACTGTTATCAAAGATACAACA ttctGTGAAGTGATAACCTTGTCATGGCTGAAGCATCTTTCTGGGAAAGTGGTGAGAGTAATGTTAGATTATGTCGATCATGTTAACATCTGCTGGAAGCTAGAAGCAGTTCTCAAAGAACAGGAACTCTGGGCAGACATCAATTCAATTTTAA CAAATCCTCGCTCTCTAAAGCACCTTTGTCGTCTGAAGATACGGGAATGCATGGGTCGGTTGCGTCTCCGTTGTCCTGTCTTCATGACCTTCCTTCCACTGCCAAACTGCCTGAAAGACTACATACTATACAAGGAGTATGATCTTTATGGACAGAAAAACTTCCTAGGAACCTCCAACCTCAACTGCGCTTAA